From a region of the Brevibacterium siliguriense genome:
- a CDS encoding PDR/VanB family oxidoreductase, whose protein sequence is MTKRVYTAGVYAERDMMLTVRDREIIAEGVLRLDFVRSDGGPMPPWEPGAHIEIDVADIGIRHYSLIGNPRDRSRWQVAVRLTAPPVAGASQFLHRNSRVGDEFHVIAPRNNFSFAIPTKDQTLHFFAGGIGITPLLSMIEAADEADADWTLTYLGRTLPSMPFRDRLGEFGDRVRMIASADRPKGLVESVLDTASPEGRIYVCGPETLIDEVGEHSAQRGLTYRSELFSHSGGNGLREDDGPFDLVCASSGITVEVAGSETSIMALERHGIRPRTSCEMGVCGTCETRVIRGTPDHRDSLLSEDERERGESMLICVGRALSDELVVDL, encoded by the coding sequence ATGACCAAGAGGGTCTACACGGCAGGAGTCTATGCCGAACGCGACATGATGCTCACGGTTCGTGACAGGGAAATCATCGCCGAGGGAGTTCTGAGGTTGGATTTCGTCCGTTCGGACGGGGGACCCATGCCTCCATGGGAACCGGGTGCCCATATCGAGATCGATGTGGCCGACATCGGAATCCGCCACTATTCCCTCATCGGCAACCCTCGCGACCGCAGCAGATGGCAGGTCGCGGTTCGCCTGACCGCCCCGCCCGTAGCCGGTGCCTCCCAGTTCCTGCATCGGAATTCACGGGTCGGAGACGAATTCCATGTCATCGCTCCGCGGAACAACTTCTCGTTCGCGATTCCGACAAAAGACCAGACACTGCACTTCTTCGCCGGTGGCATCGGGATCACACCGCTGCTGTCGATGATCGAAGCCGCGGATGAGGCGGACGCGGACTGGACGCTTACCTACCTCGGCAGAACTCTCCCGTCGATGCCTTTTCGGGACCGTCTCGGCGAATTCGGGGATCGGGTCCGGATGATCGCCAGTGCGGATCGGCCGAAAGGGCTCGTCGAGTCCGTTCTCGATACGGCATCCCCGGAGGGGCGAATCTATGTCTGTGGACCCGAAACTCTCATCGACGAAGTCGGGGAGCACAGCGCCCAGCGGGGGTTGACGTACCGCAGCGAGCTCTTCTCCCATTCCGGCGGAAACGGGTTGCGCGAGGACGACGGCCCCTTCGACCTCGTCTGCGCTTCCAGCGGCATCACAGTTGAAGTCGCCGGTTCTGAGACGAGCATCATGGCCTTGGAGCGCCATGGGATCAGACCCCGGACATCCTGCGAGATGGGTGTGTGCGGAACGTGTGAGACACGAGTGATCCGTGGGACTCCCGACCATCGAGATTCCCTCCTCAGCGAGGACGAGCGAGAGAGGGGCGAATCGATGTTGATCTGCGTCGGTCGTGCCCTGAGCGACGAATTGGTCGTCGATCTCTGA
- a CDS encoding aromatic ring-hydroxylating dioxygenase subunit alpha: MGAQEEWVRNAWYVIAWSEEISQNKPLGRDILGKSVVIFRSPEGQVVVMDNRCAHRGFPLSEGRTTERGIQCGYHGFEYDTTGACVHVPGQWRIPPGGRQRTYPVVESHRWIWAWFGDPDLAETTPVPDTHWMDDPDWDRVTHTRLIGCNAGLLHDNLLDLTHESFLHTSTIGDDAVFENGVTIEVEDNVVSVDRFMPGCYPSPLFAKVTNAEVVDRWHTTEFQLPSVHVIHAGVVEPGGRREDGYRFEVLNAITPAKQGQAWYFYAFCRNFEVGNEEMNAVLTKSQGTVLDEDAWALEHQQASHDSSAAEIDDVLIAQDAGVAMARRVMNHLLSAEREPAAQLEPLLSQPEQGPDSAQSRVRAL; encoded by the coding sequence ATGGGCGCGCAGGAAGAATGGGTTCGCAACGCCTGGTATGTCATCGCCTGGTCAGAGGAGATCAGCCAGAACAAACCGTTGGGGCGCGACATCCTCGGTAAGTCGGTGGTGATCTTCCGCTCTCCGGAGGGCCAGGTCGTCGTTATGGACAACCGCTGCGCCCACCGAGGATTTCCCCTGTCGGAAGGCCGTACGACCGAACGCGGAATCCAATGCGGATACCACGGCTTCGAGTATGACACCACGGGCGCCTGCGTGCACGTGCCCGGCCAGTGGCGAATCCCTCCGGGCGGAAGGCAGCGGACCTATCCGGTTGTGGAGTCCCATCGTTGGATCTGGGCGTGGTTCGGCGATCCGGACCTGGCCGAGACGACGCCCGTTCCCGACACCCACTGGATGGACGACCCCGACTGGGACCGGGTCACCCATACCCGGCTCATCGGCTGCAATGCCGGGTTGCTGCACGACAATCTGCTTGACCTCACACACGAGTCCTTCCTTCATACTTCGACGATCGGCGATGATGCCGTGTTCGAGAACGGAGTGACCATCGAAGTTGAGGACAACGTCGTCAGCGTCGACCGATTCATGCCCGGATGCTATCCTTCTCCACTGTTCGCAAAGGTCACCAACGCCGAGGTCGTCGATCGCTGGCACACGACCGAATTCCAACTGCCATCGGTCCACGTCATCCACGCCGGCGTGGTCGAACCGGGCGGGCGACGCGAAGACGGATATCGGTTCGAAGTCCTCAACGCCATCACTCCCGCAAAGCAGGGCCAAGCGTGGTACTTCTATGCGTTCTGCCGGAACTTCGAGGTCGGCAATGAGGAGATGAACGCGGTGCTGACGAAGAGCCAGGGAACCGTGTTGGACGAGGACGCCTGGGCACTCGAGCACCAGCAGGCCAGCCACGATTCTTCTGCGGCCGAGATCGACGACGTCCTCATCGCTCAGGACGCCGGTGTCGCCATGGCCCGCCGGGTGATGAACCATCTCCTCAGCGCTGAACGCGAGCCCGCGGCGCAGTTGGAACCTCTGCTGTCCCAACCGGAACAGGGACCGGACTCGGCTCAGTCTCGGGTGCGTGCGCTGTGA
- a CDS encoding IclR family transcriptional regulator has protein sequence MTRSPRTPSSKVPAAHNALRILTLLSSRHVPVSAASIAAALDLPRSTVYHLLAVLIENGFAVHLAEERKYGLGISAFELSSSYARQAPLSRLGTPILASLVDTIGESAHLAVLHGSDVVYVVEERAKFRPALVTEVGVRLPAHLTASGRAIMSAMPPAQVRALYPAGSTFVTRNDRLPTVSSYSELKVMLNEVRQRGFAFEDGDVTPDLTTLAVPVRDHMRWPAAAVAVTVASTDLPYEKQPALVAAISAAADELSRRIYGQTD, from the coding sequence GTGACTCGTTCTCCGCGCACACCCAGCAGCAAGGTCCCCGCCGCTCACAACGCTCTGCGCATTCTCACCTTGCTGTCGTCTCGTCATGTTCCGGTCTCCGCTGCATCCATAGCCGCTGCACTCGATCTGCCCCGGTCAACCGTCTATCACCTGCTTGCCGTGCTGATCGAAAACGGCTTCGCCGTACATCTGGCCGAAGAGCGCAAGTACGGTTTGGGCATCTCCGCGTTCGAACTCAGCTCCTCATATGCGCGGCAGGCCCCACTGTCTCGGCTCGGAACTCCGATCCTCGCATCCCTTGTCGACACCATCGGAGAGAGCGCCCATCTTGCGGTGCTGCACGGCAGCGACGTCGTCTATGTCGTCGAGGAGCGAGCCAAGTTCCGTCCGGCATTGGTCACCGAGGTGGGTGTTCGCCTGCCGGCACATCTGACCGCGAGCGGGCGCGCCATCATGTCGGCGATGCCTCCCGCACAAGTGCGGGCCCTCTATCCGGCAGGATCGACCTTCGTCACCCGCAATGACCGCTTGCCGACGGTCTCGTCGTATTCCGAGCTCAAGGTCATGCTCAATGAAGTGCGGCAGCGCGGGTTCGCTTTTGAAGACGGCGATGTCACTCCCGACCTGACCACACTGGCCGTTCCGGTCAGGGACCATATGAGGTGGCCTGCCGCCGCGGTCGCCGTCACCGTTGCCAGCACCGATCTACCCTACGAGAAGCAGCCTGCACTGGTGGCCGCGATCAGCGCCGCTGCCGATGAGCTCTCCCGAAGAATCTACGGCCAGACAGACTGA
- a CDS encoding GntR family transcriptional regulator — protein sequence MAREPAEKSLAASLRISEGDPVVSVFRLRLMDEAPAMVERLNYPLEFGRHVLAFDTDSGSIYQELIDQGVDINRASRTIDAVGANDDDAALLEVPVGTPLLRVRRRAFTTGGDVIESSDDRYLPWKASFTMNSTRGNPSSMSLISGD from the coding sequence GTGGCGCGGGAGCCGGCCGAGAAGTCGCTCGCGGCGAGTCTGCGGATCTCCGAGGGCGATCCGGTGGTGTCGGTGTTTCGGCTGCGGCTCATGGACGAGGCCCCGGCCATGGTCGAACGTCTGAACTATCCGCTCGAATTCGGTCGGCACGTGTTGGCCTTCGACACCGATTCGGGTTCGATCTACCAGGAGCTCATCGACCAGGGCGTCGACATCAACCGGGCATCCCGCACGATCGATGCGGTCGGGGCAAACGATGACGATGCCGCTCTTCTCGAGGTCCCGGTGGGCACCCCGCTGCTGCGAGTGCGTCGGCGAGCGTTCACGACCGGAGGCGATGTCATCGAATCCTCCGATGACCGGTACCTGCCGTGGAAGGCGAGCTTCACCATGAACTCCACCCGTGGAAACCCGAGCTCCATGTCCCTGATCTCCGGCGACTGA